One part of the Coturnix japonica isolate 7356 chromosome 24, Coturnix japonica 2.1, whole genome shotgun sequence genome encodes these proteins:
- the TRIM29 gene encoding tripartite motif-containing protein 29 isoform X8, with translation METGSAARTNGTAGKPEDVKSPSAPKKDEEVKKTTNPSGGEKEPIKGTGGTSLETGQIKSSLFSGSDWKRPIIQFVESSDEKRSTYFSMDSTDSKKMPFASGQIGDMRRTPLSFADKGDLRKSLFNLDSKKSFLPNEGEGRKPLFSSGQIGDMKKPSMPLVETGDLRRPTFNKVPDRAAGSRPRVKLEDVLCDSCIDNKQKAVKSCLVCQASFCELHLKPHLEGAAFRDHQLLDPIRDFEARKCPVHGKTMELFCQTDQMCICYLCMFQEHKNHSTVTVEIEKAGKEAELSLQKEQLQLKIIEVEDEVDKWQKERDRIKNYTTNEKATVDQHFKELIRDLERQRDEVKAALDQREKIASENVKEIVDELEERAKLLREDKENREQIHQISDSVLFLQEFGALMRNYVPPPSLPTYSVLLEGESMSPSMGLLRDDLLNVCMRHVEKICKADLGRNFIERNHMENGDHRYMMNNYEWNQPDNLKRFSMFLSPKAYPSIVRHQSAKVTPQTWKSSKQSVLSHYRPFYVNKGNGATSNEAP, from the exons ATGGAAACAGGGAGTGCAGCAAGGACAAATGGCACTGCTGGGAAGCCAGAGGATGTGAAGAGTCCGTCCGCCCCCAAGAAGGatgaagaagtgaagaagaCGACGAATCCTAGCGGAGGCGAGAAAGAGCCAATAAAGGGCACTGGAGGTACCTCCCTGGAGACCGGACAAATCAAGAGCTCTCTCTTCTCTGGGAGTGACTGGAAGAGGCCCATCATTCAGTTTGTGGAGTCGTCCGATGAGAAGAGATCGACCTACTTCAGCATGGACTCGACAGACTCTAAGAAGATGCCATTTGCCAGCGGACAGATAGGAGACATGAGGAGAACCCCACTCTCCTTTGCAGACAAGGGCGACCTCAGGAAGTCCCTCTTCAACTTGGATTCCAAAAAGAGCTTCTTGCCTAAcgaaggggaagggaggaagccCTTGTTCTCCAGTGGGCAGATAGGGGACATGAAGAAACCATCCATGCCTCTGGTGGAGACGGGAGACCTGAGAAGACCCACCTTCAACAAGGTGCCTGACAGAGCAGCTGGCTCACGGCCCAGGGTGAAGCTGGAGGATGTGCTGTGCGATTCCTGCATCGATAACAAGCAAAAGGCCGTCAAGTCATGTTTGGTGTGCCAGGCTTCCTTCTGCGAGCTGCATCTCAAGCCTCATCTGGAGGGAGCAGCTTTCCGGGACCATCAGCTCCTCGACCCCATCAGGGACTTCGAAGCAAGAAAATGCCCTGTGCATGGGAAGACCATGGAGCTGTTCTGTCAGACAGACCAGATGTGTATCTGCTACCTCTGCATGTTCCAGGAGCATAAGAACCACAGCACAGTGACGGTGGAGATCGAGAAAGCAGGCAAAGAG gctgagctctcGCTGCAGAAGGAGCAACTGCAGCTGAAGATCATCGAGGTTGAAGATGAAGTGGATAAGTGGCAGAAGGAGAGGGACCGTATCAAG AACTACACCACCAATGAGAAAGCAACGGTAGATCAGCATTTCAAGGAGCTGATCCGGGACCTGGAGAGGCAGAGGGATGAAGTGAAGGCTGCTCTGGATCAGAGGGAAAAGATTGCCTCGGAGAACGTGAAAGAGATTGTGGATGAGCTGGAAGAGAGGGCAAAGCTGCTGCGGGAGGACAAGGAGAACAGGGAGCAGATCCATCAGATCAGTGACTCCGTGCTCTTCCTCCAG GAGTTTGGGGCTTTGATGAGGAATTACgttccccctccctccctccctacGTACAGCGTGCTGCTCGAAGGGGAGAGCATGAGCCCCTCCATGGGGCTGCTCCGCGATGACCTCCTCAATGTCTGCATGAGGCACGTGGAGAAGATCTGCAAAGCAGACCTTGGCCGCAACTTCATCGAGAGGAACCACATGGAGAATG gTGACCACCGGTACATGATGAACAACTACGAGTGGAACCAGCCTGACAACTTGAAGAGATTTTCCATGTTCCTGTCTCCCAAAG